TTCGAAAGTATGAACAGTTGTGACTTGAGAGTATTACAATACTAACTGAAAGCAGTTCAActctttttatattttttgtatCAAGTGTTTTCATCATCAACTCAAGCGCGTCGATCTCTTCTGATTCACATAAAGTGCACTCAAGATCTACACTGATGGACCATGCTTGAGATGCAAACTTAAGTAAGATCATGTATTGAACTATTGATTTATAATAATATAAAACTCAACCTGTTTGAACAGGACAGATGGCCAAGATCGCATAGATAGATCCAAGGGTATAATAAGGGGACACACTAGCCACAGAGTTCTACAAATCCCATAAATTCTCCCTAAGAACAAAAATGTTCTTCCCAGCTTGTCATCAGCCAAACATTTTGGGAAGCGGCCTGACTGCCATGAATGCATCAACCATCTGCACAAACAAAAAATTGTTAGTGCAGTCAAATTGCGACGAAGCATCTCATTCAGCACATGTGGTCAGAGTGCTCGCCTAAGGGACATAGGCAACATGAGTTGGATACATGCTTGGGTTATGCGAATACTATGTTATGCAACAGATGTGGTGCATGTGTGAGCACAGAAGCGGTAGTTAACCAAGGTGCAATTGTGCGACACAACCAGATCCAATGAATTATGTACCTCATCAGTCACTTGAGCTCTAGCTCTTTGATGCCTGGCAACCAGCTCAGATAGAACTGCGATGAGTCTCTGCTTCACTTCACCAGTCAACATCCTTCCTTCCTTGTACTCCTGGTGTTGAGCTACTTAGTATTATAGAAAAAAAGGGAAGGCACCATgcaaattatttttatgaatCGTAATCTAAATTACCTTCTTTATGTGCTCAAGCTCGTCATCATCTTCAAGAAAGAAGTTTAAGTACTTGATTGGAACATCCACCTGAACATAACAATGATAATTCACCAGTTAATTATGTGTCACTTATGAAAAGTACAATAATTAAGTGAGAACTGGAACTATTGCAGGAAGATTGTGGAAAACATCTTGcaattgagaatttttagaaacaAAAGGCCATTAAGAATTGGTAGCTTCCAGTTATATATTCATATTTCTTCTGGAGTATAACTTTTCAGTTCCAAGCAAAACTCAGTATATGTCGCATAATTCAGGCACACTATTTGGTATGTACTAacattcaaaaataaataacaGGGAAAGGGCTTACATCAAGGTTAGCTCCAAGTTTTCTGTGGAGCTCTATCGAGTCCTGTCCACCTGAGAAGGCATATTTATTCACCTGCAAAATTATAGAAGGTATATTTTATAAGCCAGTGGAACAAAAGAACATTACCAAAAGAGCAGTATTTCACTCAGATCTACATATCCGCCAAAATATAAACGGATTAACTAAAACATGTAGTTGATTGGTAATATTTTTTCCAGCTAAAAGTAAAAGTTCAGGATTAACCTTTGTCTTTATTTCTTTAACACTATCTGTAACATATATCGCGGAATTTGCGTCACTGGCTGACATTTTTGTGTTCTCCccctaaaagaagaaaagaaaacagaacCCACATAAAAATCAAAAAATTATAATGAGACAGTTTGTAGTAAAAAAGTAAACAAAATCCCTAGCTTAGTTAAAATATTAATGCCAAATACAGCAAACCTGAAGAGCAGGGAAAAATCTTGATTCAATCAGTGATGGTTTCTGATAACCAATTCTGGGAGCAACATCACGAGTCATCCTAAAATAAGGATCCTGTGGAAAAAAACACAAAATGACTCAAACTTTCAGAACAAAAGCGTAAACATGTACATTGATAGCTTTAAATCAAAATAAATTGATGCAATTTCATAATTTCTGAAGATTTACCCATAATTTGCATATGTTGGAGAGAATTCAAATTTAGTGCTGGAAATAACCAAGAATTCAACAAGGACCAGTTCAAATTATCAAAAGATTTTAATACTTTCCATATATCAGTGGGGCTCCATTGAAATCTAGTTCTTTAAAAAGAGTCCAAAACAGGCACTAATTCTGAATTTTGTGCTGCCAGACATATTGTAAGTATGCAAGCAAGTCGATACGAAGCTAATTTGTTAGTCACAATCATCATATAAAGATATGTTTGTACCTGGTCAATGGCACATGGGATAAGGCAGCGCAGTTGGTCCTTGCCAGCAAAGAGATGGGGAAACGAAGAAGGAAAGGATGGAACTGCTTGCACTGGAGGAAAGCTACACTTTCCTATGTGATCCTCAGGTGAGAATCCAAATATTCCTACAGCCTGTTATTCAAGCATAAAAATATTTAGTTAAGGATAATGCGTGAAGGTAAGTAATCAAGCTCTGGAGGTTTCAAAATATTGTTCTTAACTGAATAGCTTTACCTTATTGTATGTCACACATCTGGCAACTTTAGCCATATTTTCATAAAAGGCGCTGCAAGAAGAGTACAGAGGGTTATTACTTATTACTTTCCCACTAAATTAAACCAATCCAAAGCCAACAGCATGCTCTTGCACTTGTCGTTTAGTGACataatgaaaaaaaatcagTCAAACCTTTAAATATTAGTTAGCCTCAGAAAGAGTAATCTTACCCTCCGACATAACCGAAATCCGTGAAAATGAAAGTTCTGTCAACATCAAAACCGCATGCTATAATGTCTTTAGCATTTTCACGAGCAAGCCTTTTGCTTTCCTCAACAGTCAAGTTCTTCCAGTAGAACTTCTCATCGTCAGTTAGCTGTATAACTAAGGGCACCTTGAAAGCCTCCTGCAGATATCTGAGAAAAAGATCATGATGGTTAATCAACAACACCCATGGTTACGTGAAAAAAATCAGAACTGGGACTGATGTAGATTTATCAAAGAATAGTGTAGTGCGTACATCTAAGATAACATTATGGAGTGCATAAGTGTGAATAACCACATTGTTTGGAATACAACATTAGGATGACAAACAAATCTActtgagatttttaaagatggTTTTAAAACACACAATTTCATTGCCTTGAAGGAATATGTTAAaatgatttattcctggacatCTTTCATGGTACAAACATTGCGACACATCTGCCCTCCTATCCTGTCCATCAGTTGATTTATCAGGTAACTACCACAAGGAACGCCTCAAATTCCAGAACAGCTCATATTTTCCACAATTACAAGGATAGCCCACTGCTCGTTTTTGCTAGGTTTGTCTGTTTGCTAATCAAGAAAAGCTTTCGTGTCATTAATGGATCCGAATCGGTATTTTCTAGTGAAGAAACGTCACACGATACTCCCTTGCTGACACAGCATTGTCGAAGTACGCAACACATCCGTGAATCAAGAACAGAACAGAATACTACCTGCCAGAGTTTTGGACTGGGAACAATGCTTACTTGGTGAACATGAAAGGGATGAGGTGGCCGAGGTGCAGCGCCTCCGACGAGGGCCCCCTCCCCGTGTACAGGTAGAATTTCTCCCTCTTCTCATACAGTTCCAGTATCTCGTTAAAATCCCTATAAAAAAATCACACCGAAATTCGTCAGCACCGCCTCaccgaaaaaaaaaagaaggtacTTTGCTGGCGTGTCAGTACCGGTGGGCGAAGAAGAGGCCCCGGCGGAGGAAGAcgtgcggcgggcggccggtgaGGCGCGCGACGCGGTCGACGATCGCGGCGTCGAGGCGCTGGCACCCGAACTGGTCCACGAGCTTGTCGTAGTCGATGCCGCCCTTCCCCGCCGACACCTCCCACGGGCTCAccacctgctcctgctcctccttctccttcacggcgtccgccgccgccatggtccCGCTCCCGCGAAGCAGATCTCTTCGCccttgctcgccggcggcgcggaaggGATTGAGGCGGAACAGCTAAACCTCGGGCGGCTGttgctgacgtgcgggcccgcgGGACAGCGTGAGGCGAAGAGGCGCAACTTGCCCTGGCCGCCCCCCTGGTCTCGGGTTTTATGGAGACggagctgccgcccggcccgggcCCGAGGAGTCCAAGTCCAAGTCCAACCCGGTCAGAAAGCCGCTTCCCACGTCACATCGAAATACGCCAACTGCACGCGAATACGTATTTGAGTGCGGTTTACGCTTTCTAGTGGGCCAGCTGACCAACTCACCAACCCACCCAACTAATCCCCATCCTGCCGCCGGAGGGATCtctcgccatggcgccgccgcccgccaccgccaccgccgcggcggccgccgccgtccgcccgcaCCTGCTACTCCGCCGCGGAGGGGGCCTCAacctcccctcgccgccgtgccccaCCGCGCTCCCCTTCGCCTCGCGGGACGCGGCCGcgcggcgcctccgcctcccgccgccgcggttCTCGCTCTCGCCCGTCCCGAAGAgcctctccgccgcctcccacgTCCCCGTACGGTCCCTCTTCACCGGCATCGTCGAGGAGGTCGGCCTCGTGCGCCGCCTCg
The nucleotide sequence above comes from Panicum virgatum strain AP13 chromosome 3K, P.virgatum_v5, whole genome shotgun sequence. Encoded proteins:
- the LOC120699685 gene encoding tryptophan--tRNA ligase, cytoplasmic-like yields the protein MAAADAVKEKEEQEQVVSPWEVSAGKGGIDYDKLVDQFGCQRLDAAIVDRVARLTGRPPHVFLRRGLFFAHRDFNEILELYEKREKFYLYTGRGPSSEALHLGHLIPFMFTKYLQEAFKVPLVIQLTDDEKFYWKNLTVEESKRLARENAKDIIACGFDVDRTFIFTDFGYVGGAFYENMAKVARCVTYNKAVGIFGFSPEDHIGKCSFPPVQAVPSFPSSFPHLFAGKDQLRCLIPCAIDQDPYFRMTRDVAPRIGYQKPSLIESRFFPALQGENTKMSASDANSAIYVTDSVKEIKTKVNKYAFSGGQDSIELHRKLGANLDVDVPIKYLNFFLEDDDELEHIKKEYKEGRMLTGEVKQRLIAVLSELVARHQRARAQVTDEMVDAFMAVRPLPKMFG